Proteins from one Polynucleobacter wuianus genomic window:
- a CDS encoding surface-adhesin E family protein, with protein sequence MKKILLASLTTFTLLSTYSNANAAWKELGANDLMVVYVDLDTIQTQGEKTQIISMLDFKKPGLNPTNKQPVSSIIGLNEFDCPTISYRPIAFKEFSGNKGTGKVVSENNTPDSKYEPVPNGDWVAGVFNSVCKAK encoded by the coding sequence ATGAAAAAAATCCTTCTTGCCAGCCTAACTACTTTCACTCTCTTATCGACCTACAGCAATGCAAATGCCGCCTGGAAAGAATTAGGTGCCAATGACCTTATGGTGGTGTATGTGGATCTCGATACTATTCAGACCCAAGGTGAGAAAACGCAAATCATCTCGATGTTGGATTTCAAAAAACCGGGCCTTAATCCAACCAATAAGCAGCCTGTGAGCTCTATTATTGGCCTCAATGAATTTGACTGTCCAACTATCAGCTATCGTCCAATTGCCTTTAAAGAATTTTCTGGCAATAAGGGCACGGGCAAAGTTGTTTCGGAGAACAATACTCCCGATAGCAAATATGAACCAGTACCCAATGGCGACTGGGTTGCTGGCGTCTTTAACTCGGTATGCAAGGCTAAGTAA